The following are from one region of the Actinomycetota bacterium genome:
- a CDS encoding thiolase family protein, producing the protein MEKVAIIGVAQSKYEQNKPETFAEMVYDVTRRALEDAGITKDEVDNVVSVSSDFWDGRTISSMAIQDSACAYGKDITTVEGDGTFGCLYGMMRILSGSFGVTIVVAHHKGTESNMNGITNCAFDPLVERKLGIDAVSSAALQARRYMTKYALKEEQFALVSVKNHGNAMRNPLALFPMEITVEDVMNSRRIADPLKLLDCSPVTDGAAALVLAAERQAKKLSTRKKRVWLLGVGHCSDAYRLGDRDLADTRALKAAAKRAYAMAGIVDPLKEIDVAEVYDAFSYMEPLWLEGLGFCEDGMGCEYLERGYFNFDGKLPVNPSGGRLSANPVQVAGLAELAECVLQIRGEAGERQVGEVNVALAHGINGMCGQSHCVWILGR; encoded by the coding sequence ATGGAAAAAGTTGCCATCATAGGAGTAGCCCAGAGCAAGTACGAGCAGAACAAGCCGGAGACCTTCGCCGAGATGGTCTACGACGTCACCCGGCGGGCCCTGGAGGACGCGGGCATCACCAAGGACGAGGTGGACAACGTGGTGTCGGTGTCCAGCGACTTCTGGGACGGGCGCACCATCTCCAGCATGGCCATCCAGGACAGCGCGTGCGCCTACGGGAAGGACATCACCACCGTGGAGGGCGACGGGACCTTCGGATGCCTCTACGGCATGATGCGCATCCTCTCCGGGAGCTTCGGGGTGACCATCGTGGTGGCCCACCACAAGGGGACGGAGAGCAACATGAACGGCATCACCAACTGCGCCTTCGATCCCCTGGTGGAGAGGAAGCTGGGCATCGACGCCGTTTCCTCGGCGGCCCTGCAGGCCCGCCGCTACATGACCAAGTACGCCCTCAAGGAGGAGCAGTTCGCCCTGGTGTCGGTGAAGAACCACGGGAACGCCATGCGCAACCCGCTGGCCCTCTTCCCCATGGAGATTACCGTGGAGGACGTGATGAACTCCCGCAGGATCGCCGACCCCCTCAAGCTCCTGGATTGCTCCCCGGTGACCGACGGCGCGGCGGCCCTGGTGCTGGCCGCAGAGAGGCAGGCCAAGAAGCTCTCCACGCGGAAGAAGCGCGTGTGGCTGCTGGGCGTGGGACACTGCTCCGACGCCTACCGCCTGGGGGACCGCGACCTGGCGGACACCCGGGCCCTCAAGGCGGCCGCCAAGCGCGCCTATGCCATGGCGGGCATCGTCGACCCCTTGAAGGAAATCGACGTGGCCGAGGTCTACGACGCCTTCTCCTACATGGAGCCCCTGTGGCTGGAGGGACTGGGGTTCTGCGAGGACGGCATGGGCTGCGAGTACCTGGAGCGCGGCTACTTCAACTTCGACGGGAAGCTCCCGGTCAACCCCTCCGGAGGACGGCTCTCCGCCAATCCCGTGCAGGTGGCCGGACTAGCGGAACTGGCGGAGTGCGTGCTGCAGATCCGCGGGGAGGCCGGCGAGCGACAGGTGGGCGAGGTGAACGTCGCCCTGGCCCACGGCATCAACGGCATGTGCGGCCAGTCCCACTGCGTTTGGATCCTGGGCAGATAG
- a CDS encoding SCP2 sterol-binding domain-containing protein — MALAYGTEEWEKAYQELLKERQATQSKPYIMGTPEWVAQYEELVKNDQAYKEAAKDWEGSVVIKILAKPEIGLESDLYLFMDLWHGDCRSMRIVPPEVGEAGDYVITGEYDRWKSVIAGELDPVKGMMQGKLKLKGDLPTIVRAVKAASRLVELSASTQPRFPDELSPEETEELRKLLQEAREKLGV, encoded by the coding sequence ATGGCGCTGGCTTACGGCACCGAGGAGTGGGAAAAGGCGTACCAGGAGTTGCTGAAGGAAAGGCAGGCCACCCAGTCCAAGCCCTACATCATGGGCACGCCGGAGTGGGTGGCCCAGTACGAGGAACTGGTGAAAAACGACCAGGCATACAAGGAGGCGGCCAAGGACTGGGAGGGGTCAGTGGTCATCAAGATCCTGGCCAAGCCGGAGATCGGCCTGGAAAGCGACCTCTACCTGTTCATGGACCTCTGGCACGGCGACTGCCGGTCCATGCGCATCGTGCCCCCGGAGGTGGGCGAGGCCGGTGATTACGTAATCACCGGCGAGTATGATCGCTGGAAGTCCGTAATCGCCGGGGAACTGGACCCGGTGAAGGGCATGATGCAGGGGAAGCTGAAGCTCAAAGGGGACCTTCCCACCATCGTGCGGGCGGTGAAGGCAGCCAGCCGGCTGGTGGAACTGTCCGCGTCCACCCAACCCCGTTTCCCGGACGAGCTGAGCCCCGAGGAGACGGAGGAACTGCGCAAGCTGCTTCAGGAAGCCAGGGAGAAGCTGGGCGTCTGA
- a CDS encoding beta-galactosidase, whose amino-acid sequence MGARFGAASSHLKLYPEQEMEGELNALAETGAGWVRCDFAWADLEPVRGSWNFAGADAVVAEAGSRGIQVLGILGTSPPWANGGNDWNYPPTDLEAWRNYVRTVCGRYRGLVPAWEIWNEENIPQFWMPAPDVDRYLELLAAASQEIRAVDPGARVVMGGMAGLGYDYLNQCLEKGAADYVDAVAYHPYAETIGVEGQPEEDLYRPKERLCRTLVDFVRWVISQHTDRQLEIWITEVGWTTCADSPPGVDEATQASYLLRTVINYAGTAVDRVFWYSLRDDLTNPWDRYGLLDYAFRPKPSLHYLRTFEQVFGSASAEEPEAISMTCGEPSSLEAHCFRCPDGSLAVGVWKSDDLADTVDITVNDTSLLAAFRVDNLTGQRTPVTGAGRDGEGRLLLEGLGVGKDPLLLEIKEGEPAPSPQPATSFLFAEGYTGEGFEEWLCLFNPDAQETAQAQITYCFTDGSTQKQVLEVPPRTRRTVFVNSVVGEGKEVSVLLASDRPLAAERPMYFNYGGKWAGGHVVTGLSQPATSFLFAEGYTGEGFE is encoded by the coding sequence GTGGGAGCCAGGTTCGGGGCGGCCTCCAGCCACCTCAAGCTCTACCCGGAGCAGGAGATGGAGGGGGAGCTGAATGCCCTGGCGGAGACGGGGGCGGGATGGGTGCGCTGCGATTTCGCGTGGGCGGACCTTGAGCCGGTGCGCGGGAGCTGGAACTTCGCCGGCGCCGACGCCGTGGTGGCGGAGGCCGGTTCACGTGGCATCCAGGTGCTGGGCATACTGGGCACCTCTCCCCCCTGGGCCAACGGTGGGAATGACTGGAATTACCCTCCTACCGACCTGGAGGCGTGGCGGAACTACGTGCGCACGGTGTGCGGGCGCTACCGGGGTCTGGTTCCCGCCTGGGAGATATGGAACGAGGAGAACATCCCCCAATTCTGGATGCCCGCGCCGGACGTGGACCGTTATCTGGAGCTCCTGGCCGCCGCCTCCCAGGAGATCAGGGCGGTGGACCCGGGGGCCAGGGTAGTCATGGGAGGGATGGCCGGGCTGGGTTACGATTACCTGAACCAGTGCCTGGAAAAGGGGGCCGCGGACTACGTGGACGCGGTAGCCTACCACCCCTACGCGGAGACCATCGGGGTGGAGGGGCAGCCGGAGGAGGACCTCTACCGTCCCAAGGAACGGCTGTGCCGGACGCTGGTGGACTTCGTCCGCTGGGTAATATCCCAGCATACCGACCGGCAACTGGAGATATGGATAACCGAGGTAGGCTGGACCACCTGTGCGGATTCTCCCCCTGGGGTGGACGAGGCCACCCAGGCCTCCTACCTCCTGCGCACCGTAATAAACTACGCGGGTACCGCCGTGGACCGCGTGTTCTGGTACAGCCTGCGCGACGATCTCACCAATCCCTGGGACCGTTACGGCCTCCTGGATTACGCCTTCCGACCCAAGCCCTCCCTCCATTACCTCCGCACCTTCGAGCAGGTCTTCGGGTCGGCGTCGGCTGAGGAACCGGAGGCCATCTCCATGACCTGCGGGGAACCCTCCAGCCTGGAGGCGCACTGCTTCCGCTGCCCCGACGGGAGCCTGGCCGTGGGGGTCTGGAAGTCTGACGACCTCGCGGACACCGTGGACATAACCGTGAACGACACCTCCCTCCTGGCCGCCTTCCGGGTGGACAACCTGACGGGGCAGAGGACCCCGGTGACCGGGGCCGGGCGGGATGGAGAGGGGCGGCTCCTGCTGGAGGGCCTCGGGGTAGGGAAGGACCCCCTGCTCCTGGAGATCAAGGAAGGGGAGCCCGCGCCTTCGCCCCAGCCGGCCACCTCCTTCCTCTTCGCCGAGGGCTACACTGGGGAGGGTTTCGAGGAGTGGCTGTGCCTCTTCAACCCCGACGCGCAGGAGACGGCCCAGGCCCAGATCACCTACTGCTTCACCGACGGGAGCACCCAAAAACAGGTCCTGGAGGTCCCGCCCCGCACCCGCCGCACCGTCTTCGTCAACTCCGTGGTAGGGGAGGGGAAGGAGGTCTCCGTGCTCCTCGCCAGCGACCGCCCCCTGGCCGCGGAGCGCCCCATGTACTTCAACTACGGGGGGAAGTGGGCGGGAGGCCACGTGGTGACCGGCCTCTCCCAGCCGGCCACCTCCTTCCTCTTCGCCGAGGGCTACACTGGGGAGGGTTTCGAG
- a CDS encoding aldehyde ferredoxin oxidoreductase family protein, which translates to MTFGNMGKGVEVDLSSRTVTEFEIPEEIYRDYIGGTGLAAKLLYDRGNLEAEPLDPDNLLIFATGPLTGIGFSGSSRLSVGSRSPLTGIWGQASCGGNFGPELKRCGYDALILKGRAERPVYLVLGDDSVEIASAEDLWGKDTYETTDILKERHGKQAKVLAVGQAAENLIPFASIVNDKGHHFGRAGMGTVMGSKRVKAIVAQGTKKMEYKDPEKVKAMQEEFRELVKESVFCGALSAFGTGANMEAKMMEGDVPTRNWGRGIWEEGAEKLSGIALADNFVVDHGSCRGCAVRCKPVVEVKEGPYAMGPGPGPEYETQASFGTMIMNDNLAALCKINEYCNRVGMDTITCGATIAWAMDCYEAGILKPEDYDGIRLEWGDVDTVIELLPRIVNREGKLGTLLAKGSRRAAEEVGNGADAYLTDSKGLEAPMHDPRCNWGDGLAYAVSIRGACHVSNLTFLLEWGAIEYPEIGLDKNYQPQSAEYKAEAVALTADLGCIMNSACWCEFPGTIYSVTQWAELFDAVAGYGWDYRKMMEAGARVWFLQRCLGHIWGATGADDRIGQRIMTPVEDGGIAGSVPDMDTMLREFYEYRGMTPDGMPTRETLEKYSLGYLADRLGL; encoded by the coding sequence ATGACCTTCGGAAATATGGGTAAAGGCGTGGAGGTGGACCTGAGCTCGAGAACGGTAACCGAGTTCGAGATCCCGGAGGAAATTTACCGGGACTACATAGGTGGTACCGGACTGGCGGCCAAGCTCCTCTACGACCGGGGGAACCTGGAAGCGGAGCCCCTGGACCCGGACAACCTGCTCATCTTCGCCACCGGTCCCCTCACCGGAATAGGTTTTTCGGGATCCAGCCGCCTCTCGGTGGGCTCCCGCTCCCCGCTCACCGGGATATGGGGTCAGGCCTCCTGCGGGGGAAACTTCGGCCCTGAGCTCAAGCGCTGCGGATACGACGCCCTGATCCTCAAGGGAAGGGCGGAGAGGCCGGTGTACCTCGTCCTGGGCGACGATTCCGTGGAGATAGCCTCCGCGGAGGACCTGTGGGGAAAGGATACCTACGAGACCACGGACATCCTCAAGGAACGGCATGGAAAGCAGGCCAAGGTGCTGGCCGTGGGTCAGGCGGCGGAAAACCTCATCCCCTTCGCCAGCATCGTCAACGATAAGGGCCACCACTTCGGGCGCGCCGGTATGGGCACGGTGATGGGGTCCAAGCGGGTCAAGGCCATCGTGGCCCAGGGGACCAAGAAGATGGAGTACAAGGACCCGGAGAAGGTCAAGGCCATGCAGGAGGAATTCCGGGAGCTGGTCAAGGAGAGCGTCTTCTGCGGGGCGCTCTCCGCCTTCGGCACCGGGGCCAACATGGAGGCCAAGATGATGGAGGGCGACGTTCCCACCCGCAACTGGGGACGCGGGATATGGGAGGAGGGGGCGGAGAAGCTATCCGGTATCGCCCTGGCGGACAACTTCGTCGTGGACCACGGCAGCTGCCGCGGCTGCGCGGTGCGCTGCAAGCCGGTGGTGGAGGTCAAGGAGGGACCCTACGCCATGGGGCCGGGTCCGGGTCCGGAATACGAGACCCAGGCCTCCTTCGGGACCATGATCATGAACGACAACCTGGCCGCCCTGTGCAAGATAAACGAGTACTGCAACCGCGTGGGGATGGACACCATCACCTGCGGGGCCACCATAGCCTGGGCCATGGACTGCTACGAGGCGGGAATCCTCAAGCCCGAGGACTACGACGGCATCAGGCTGGAATGGGGAGACGTGGACACGGTCATCGAACTCCTGCCCAGGATCGTCAACCGGGAGGGCAAGCTGGGCACCCTCCTGGCAAAGGGTTCCCGCAGGGCGGCGGAGGAGGTGGGCAATGGCGCCGACGCCTACCTCACCGACTCCAAGGGCCTGGAGGCCCCCATGCACGATCCCCGCTGCAACTGGGGCGACGGGCTGGCCTATGCCGTCTCCATCCGGGGGGCCTGCCACGTGTCCAACCTCACCTTCCTCCTGGAGTGGGGAGCCATCGAGTACCCGGAGATCGGGCTGGACAAGAACTACCAGCCCCAGTCCGCGGAGTACAAGGCCGAGGCGGTGGCCCTCACCGCCGACCTGGGTTGTATCATGAACTCCGCCTGCTGGTGCGAGTTCCCGGGGACCATCTACTCGGTTACCCAGTGGGCGGAGCTCTTCGACGCCGTGGCCGGCTACGGGTGGGATTACCGCAAGATGATGGAGGCCGGGGCCCGGGTGTGGTTCCTGCAGCGCTGCCTGGGCCACATCTGGGGGGCCACGGGAGCCGACGACCGCATCGGGCAGAGGATCATGACCCCGGTGGAGGACGGGGGCATCGCCGGTTCCGTCCCGGACATGGATACCATGCTGCGGGAATTCTACGAGTATCGCGGCATGACCCCCGACGGGATGCCCACCCGGGAGACCCTGGAGAAGTACAGCCTGGGCTACCTGGCCGACCGCCTGGGCCTGTGA
- a CDS encoding 4Fe-4S dicluster domain-containing protein has translation MAGKSGFRVKVEDCDSEGCGFRCQEVCPRGVFLAVPRSKNRKRHAAHPRYRIVPRFRGLCDGCGECVATCPQCGIRVST, from the coding sequence ATGGCTGGGAAGAGCGGCTTCAGGGTAAAGGTCGAAGATTGCGACAGCGAGGGCTGCGGGTTCCGATGCCAGGAGGTCTGCCCCCGGGGCGTGTTCCTGGCCGTCCCCCGCTCCAAGAACCGCAAGCGTCACGCCGCGCATCCCCGTTACCGCATAGTCCCCCGCTTCCGGGGGCTCTGCGACGGCTGCGGGGAGTGCGTGGCGACGTGCCCCCAGTGTGGGATAAGGGTTTCGACGTAA
- a CDS encoding thiolase family protein, with translation MGKRVGIIGVGQTHHAAKRLDASGVELIAEAVTRALDDAELTIKDIDAIVIGNMDHFENINYVDMWAVDGLGAFMKPVFKVTTGGTTGTTVGACGYYHCASGLFDVVMAVGWEKNSESDTQAAIATCSNPTLERDFFAGAIGPLATEYSMYMKAYGATEEDAAIVAARDRNNALNNPYAHSRQAVTVEDVLKSPMLSYPIKFLDMCPRSDGACAVIFAVEEKAKKLCPRPAWVHASVVRHDYTHFGDLEWTFMPTLERASAEAYKLAGITNPLKEFDVAELYLPASTCGVKWMDSLWFCDHGEAPKLVRKGTFHMDGELPINPSGGVISTNPIGATALIRIGEAAWQVMGKAGARQVENVKLALATGFGGCSWSDVMILGAELP, from the coding sequence ATGGGTAAAAGAGTCGGAATCATCGGAGTAGGACAGACCCACCACGCCGCCAAGCGCCTGGACGCCTCCGGGGTGGAGCTCATCGCCGAGGCCGTCACCCGCGCCCTGGACGATGCCGAGCTGACCATCAAGGATATCGACGCCATCGTCATCGGCAACATGGACCACTTCGAGAACATCAACTACGTGGACATGTGGGCCGTGGACGGGCTGGGAGCCTTCATGAAGCCGGTGTTCAAGGTAACCACCGGGGGGACCACGGGGACCACGGTGGGGGCTTGCGGGTACTACCATTGCGCCAGCGGCCTCTTCGACGTGGTCATGGCCGTGGGCTGGGAGAAGAACTCGGAGTCGGACACCCAGGCGGCCATCGCCACCTGCTCCAACCCCACCCTGGAGCGTGACTTCTTCGCTGGGGCCATCGGTCCCTTGGCCACCGAGTACTCCATGTACATGAAGGCCTACGGGGCCACCGAGGAGGACGCGGCCATCGTGGCGGCCAGGGACCGCAACAACGCCCTCAACAACCCCTACGCCCACTCCCGCCAGGCGGTGACCGTGGAGGACGTGCTCAAGTCCCCCATGCTCTCCTACCCCATCAAGTTCCTGGACATGTGCCCGCGCTCCGACGGAGCCTGCGCGGTTATCTTCGCCGTGGAGGAGAAGGCCAAGAAGCTCTGTCCCCGCCCGGCCTGGGTGCACGCCTCGGTGGTGCGCCACGACTACACCCACTTCGGGGACCTGGAGTGGACCTTCATGCCCACCCTGGAGCGGGCCTCGGCGGAGGCCTACAAGCTGGCCGGGATCACCAACCCCCTGAAGGAGTTCGACGTGGCCGAGCTCTACCTCCCGGCCTCCACCTGCGGGGTGAAGTGGATGGACTCCCTGTGGTTCTGCGACCACGGCGAAGCCCCCAAGCTGGTGCGCAAGGGCACCTTCCACATGGACGGGGAGCTCCCCATCAACCCCTCCGGGGGGGTCATCTCCACCAACCCCATCGGGGCCACCGCCCTCATCCGCATCGGCGAGGCCGCCTGGCAGGTGATGGGCAAGGCCGGGGCGCGCCAGGTGGAAAACGTGAAGCTGGCCCTGGCCACCGGGTTCGGCGGCTGCAGCTGGTCGGACGTTATGATTCTGGGCGCCGAGCTCCCCTGA
- a CDS encoding (Fe-S)-binding protein — protein sequence MFRKELCDLCGDCVFLCPYVDYDREQSIEQFRRLLEGETPEIVNQCVTCVACNWFCEKGANPFDLILERQEETGVLDIPEQNIQLFRNLPKAPSEVVEGEPGRPVISLCSVGDLVPGLFEGRLFEGCTFLKGGRYFCNVGWVHLGFHSPVREGAGKVVENLAETGAPEIVFYHDDCYALLASMVKDYGVEVPFKPVHIIEYLLDYVREHRSEISPLGIRVAYQQPCASRYTPWKDEWLDELFSLIGMERVSRKYDRRFALCCGSPMMPRDREKAMEIKERNVSDAVEHGAQAMAYLCPLCVLNLRKVAAASNLENYHIIELVRKSLGET from the coding sequence ATGTTCAGAAAAGAGCTTTGCGACCTGTGTGGGGACTGCGTTTTCCTCTGTCCCTACGTCGATTATGACCGCGAGCAGTCCATAGAGCAGTTCCGCCGCCTGTTGGAAGGCGAGACGCCGGAGATCGTCAACCAGTGTGTGACTTGCGTGGCCTGCAACTGGTTCTGCGAAAAGGGCGCCAACCCCTTCGACCTCATCCTGGAGCGCCAGGAGGAGACCGGGGTCCTCGACATACCGGAACAGAACATCCAGCTCTTCCGGAACCTCCCCAAGGCCCCCAGCGAGGTGGTGGAGGGGGAGCCGGGCCGACCGGTTATCTCCCTGTGCAGCGTGGGTGACCTGGTCCCCGGCCTCTTCGAGGGCCGCCTCTTCGAGGGCTGTACCTTCCTCAAGGGGGGTCGATACTTCTGCAACGTAGGATGGGTGCACCTGGGCTTCCATTCCCCGGTGCGGGAGGGAGCCGGGAAAGTGGTGGAGAACCTGGCCGAGACCGGCGCCCCGGAGATCGTCTTCTACCATGACGACTGCTACGCCCTGCTGGCCTCCATGGTGAAGGATTACGGGGTCGAGGTCCCCTTCAAGCCGGTGCACATCATCGAGTACCTCCTGGATTACGTACGCGAGCACCGCTCGGAGATCAGTCCCCTGGGGATTAGGGTAGCCTACCAGCAACCCTGCGCCTCGCGCTATACACCATGGAAGGACGAGTGGCTGGACGAACTCTTTTCCCTCATCGGGATGGAAAGAGTTTCCAGGAAGTACGACCGCAGGTTCGCCCTCTGCTGCGGGTCCCCCATGATGCCCAGGGACCGGGAGAAGGCCATGGAGATAAAGGAGCGCAATGTGAGTGATGCCGTGGAACACGGCGCCCAGGCCATGGCCTACCTCTGCCCCCTCTGCGTCCTCAACCTGCGGAAGGTGGCCGCTGCCTCCAACCTGGAAAATTACCATATCATCGAGCTGGTAAGAAAATCCCTCGGCGAGACCTGA
- a CDS encoding 4Fe-4S binding protein gives MCEFCSRHGKGNRWYLNPENFSERMLEDPQRVKTLEKVAGWGIEYYIDFTSRVTEFVNWPVIGKAVKAAVNHMAPNEHGGQVVSLEDALQLLSYARDFVLLPCACRKLVGHREDLVCLNFGPVKELQRRFLPEGPMEELTLEEAREVVRECDKKGYFHQVLYAKVPFPICICNCDARYCTSLKQRLANGVEVAILKGHEVCAVDPEDCRFCQEPLCLSRCRFGALNYDPEAGRVHVDPSRCFGCGLCRSTCSRGALSLVPREEVPAAAGLW, from the coding sequence GTGTGCGAGTTCTGTTCCCGGCACGGGAAGGGAAATCGCTGGTACCTCAACCCGGAGAACTTCTCCGAAAGGATGCTTGAGGACCCCCAGAGGGTGAAGACCCTGGAGAAGGTGGCCGGATGGGGCATAGAGTACTACATAGATTTTACTTCCCGGGTCACCGAGTTCGTGAACTGGCCGGTCATCGGCAAGGCGGTGAAGGCCGCCGTGAACCACATGGCCCCCAACGAACACGGAGGCCAGGTCGTCTCCCTCGAGGACGCCCTGCAGCTCCTCTCCTACGCCCGCGATTTCGTGCTCCTCCCCTGTGCCTGCCGCAAGCTGGTGGGTCATCGCGAGGACCTGGTATGCCTCAACTTCGGACCGGTGAAGGAACTGCAGCGCCGCTTTCTTCCCGAGGGGCCCATGGAGGAGCTCACCCTGGAGGAGGCCCGGGAAGTGGTCCGGGAGTGCGACAAAAAAGGGTATTTCCACCAGGTGCTGTACGCCAAAGTCCCCTTCCCCATCTGCATCTGCAACTGCGACGCCCGCTACTGCACCTCGCTGAAACAGCGCCTGGCCAACGGGGTGGAGGTGGCCATCCTCAAGGGTCACGAGGTCTGCGCCGTGGACCCCGAGGACTGCCGTTTCTGCCAGGAACCCCTGTGCCTGTCCCGCTGCCGCTTCGGAGCCCTTAACTACGACCCGGAGGCGGGAAGGGTGCACGTGGACCCGTCGCGCTGTTTCGGCTGCGGCTTGTGCCGCAGCACCTGCTCCCGCGGGGCTCTCTCCCTGGTTCCCAGGGAGGAGGTGCCCGCCGCCGCAGGACTGTGGTGA
- a CDS encoding Zn-ribbon domain-containing OB-fold protein produces MSDWKKDVEVLIHQGKISVPYSWTVGSTLSRWYCELRDNGKIWANRCPSCGTVFVPPKAKCIHCYQEPHDWVELPGTGTVETYTIVRYEEPKLHPRKAPFVYGLIKMDGADTCLLHFIDEIEPEKVKVGMRVEAVLEEEREGNILDIRHFRPLG; encoded by the coding sequence ATGTCCGACTGGAAGAAGGACGTGGAAGTCCTGATCCACCAGGGAAAGATAAGTGTCCCCTATTCGTGGACGGTGGGAAGCACCCTCAGCCGCTGGTACTGCGAGCTTCGGGACAACGGCAAGATATGGGCCAACCGTTGCCCCAGCTGCGGAACGGTCTTCGTGCCCCCCAAGGCCAAGTGCATCCACTGCTACCAGGAACCCCACGACTGGGTGGAGCTTCCGGGGACCGGGACCGTGGAAACCTATACCATAGTCCGCTACGAGGAGCCCAAGCTCCACCCCCGCAAGGCCCCCTTCGTCTACGGCCTCATTAAGATGGACGGGGCCGACACCTGCCTTCTGCACTTCATCGACGAGATCGAGCCGGAGAAGGTCAAGGTGGGCATGCGCGTGGAGGCGGTGCTGGAGGAGGAGCGGGAGGGCAACATCCTCGATATCCGACACTTCCGTCCCCTGGGCTGA
- a CDS encoding iron-containing alcohol dehydrogenase, translating into MAYGPDLSFIYKNYTRIVFGINSVRDVGAEVDYLKCSRAFIVTDKGVEAAGLVEKVQKALGNRFVGIYDECPQDSGFHIANQAAEIAREAGADCLVSVGGGSVIDTAKGMAILLKEGGRLEDYSGFQLLTRPQTPHIAIPTTAGTGSEVTYAFVLKDYEKNQKLLYGDDYIIPNTAILDPVMTQTLPPMLTATTGMDALTHAIEAIHALQAEPISDTMAFGAIRLIMEYLPRCVENGDDLVARGQQQIAATMAGVAFSNAQVGLVHAMAHSIGALCGVPHGLANSILLPYVMKYNMDECPDRYALVAEAMGVKEKGMSDEEAAEAAINAVWELTRRMGVPQKLREVGVTEDVLPQAADMSLGDGSLVYNPKMIFEADQVLEVYKEAF; encoded by the coding sequence ATGGCATACGGTCCCGACCTTTCCTTCATCTACAAGAACTACACGCGGATAGTCTTCGGCATCAACTCGGTGAGGGACGTGGGGGCGGAGGTGGATTACCTCAAGTGCTCCCGGGCCTTCATCGTCACCGACAAGGGCGTGGAGGCCGCCGGGCTGGTGGAAAAGGTACAGAAAGCCCTGGGAAATCGCTTCGTGGGCATCTACGACGAATGTCCGCAGGACTCCGGTTTCCACATCGCCAACCAGGCCGCGGAGATAGCCCGCGAGGCGGGTGCCGACTGCCTGGTGAGCGTGGGCGGGGGCAGCGTCATCGATACCGCCAAGGGAATGGCCATACTCCTCAAGGAGGGCGGCCGGCTTGAGGATTACTCCGGTTTCCAGTTGCTCACCCGGCCCCAGACGCCCCACATCGCCATTCCCACCACGGCGGGCACGGGAAGCGAGGTCACCTACGCCTTCGTGCTCAAGGATTACGAGAAGAACCAGAAGCTCCTCTACGGGGACGACTACATCATTCCCAACACAGCCATCCTGGACCCGGTGATGACCCAGACCCTCCCCCCCATGCTCACCGCCACCACAGGGATGGACGCCCTGACCCACGCCATCGAGGCCATCCACGCCCTGCAGGCGGAACCCATCTCCGACACCATGGCCTTCGGGGCCATCCGGCTGATCATGGAATACCTGCCCCGCTGCGTGGAGAACGGCGACGACCTGGTAGCCCGCGGCCAGCAGCAGATAGCCGCCACCATGGCCGGGGTGGCCTTCTCCAACGCCCAAGTGGGCCTGGTGCACGCCATGGCCCACAGCATAGGCGCCCTATGCGGCGTACCCCACGGTCTGGCCAACAGTATCCTCCTCCCCTACGTGATGAAGTACAACATGGACGAGTGCCCAGACCGTTACGCCTTGGTGGCCGAGGCCATGGGGGTCAAGGAGAAGGGCATGAGCGACGAGGAGGCGGCGGAGGCGGCCATCAACGCCGTCTGGGAATTGACCAGGCGCATGGGGGTCCCCCAGAAGCTGCGGGAGGTGGGGGTGACCGAGGATGTCCTCCCCCAAGCCGCGGACATGTCCCTGGGCGACGGTTCGCTGGTCTACAATCCCAAGATGATCTTCGAGGCGGATCAGGTCCTGGAGGTATACAAGGAAGCATTCTGA
- a CDS encoding SCP2 sterol-binding domain-containing protein, translating into MAEINLGPGADEVPLAGMLAEMLKSNLEKPEKKRDFEKLKAKVLIHAVDAEAKITMDFDRGRLTVYGGEAGKPDISIATDSTTLLELANLKIKYGLPWYFDETGMGVVKKLLKGDLKIKGLITRLGPLTRLTRIMSLN; encoded by the coding sequence ATGGCCGAGATCAACCTGGGACCGGGAGCCGATGAGGTTCCGCTGGCAGGGATGCTCGCGGAGATGCTCAAGTCCAACCTGGAGAAACCGGAGAAGAAGCGGGATTTTGAGAAGCTGAAGGCCAAGGTGCTCATCCATGCCGTGGACGCGGAGGCCAAGATAACCATGGACTTCGACCGCGGCAGGCTGACCGTTTACGGGGGCGAGGCGGGCAAGCCGGACATCTCCATCGCCACCGATTCCACCACCCTGCTGGAGCTGGCCAATCTCAAGATCAAGTATGGGCTGCCCTGGTACTTCGACGAGACGGGCATGGGGGTGGTCAAGAAACTCCTCAAGGGAGATCTCAAGATCAAGGGTTTGATCACCAGGCTGGGGCCCCTTACCCGGCTCACCAGGATCATGTCCCTGAACTGA